The following coding sequences are from one Lolium rigidum isolate FL_2022 chromosome 6, APGP_CSIRO_Lrig_0.1, whole genome shotgun sequence window:
- the LOC124666449 gene encoding uncharacterized protein LOC124666449: METEAFPIGFTKGIRSYWRRSKYQRVDGGGGGTAGRGTRHLVRLGDGSSGDGDGKKWGVRLGGMFRVRVKAPAVAAAAVPKRVLGGIRDAYVDAMVGAAKKHSAASLSLPSGPVPEALWQKRVPVRRSLSQAQTRQKADELGQRLVLEMYKSVRASRDLSGMLQASAAR; this comes from the coding sequence ATGGAAACCGAGGCCTTCCCGATAGGGTTCACCAAGGGCATACGGTCCTACTGGCGCCGGAGCAAGTACCAGCgcgtggacggcggcggcggcggcacggcgggCCGAGGCACGCGCCATCTGGTGCGCCTCGGGGACGGcagcagcggcgacggcgacggcaagaAGTGGGGCGTGCGTCTCGGCGGCATGTTCCGGGTGCGCGTCAAGGCGCCGGCCGTGGCCGCCGCAGCGGTACCAAAGCGCGTGCTCGGGGGCATACGGGACGCGTACGTTGACGCCATGGTCGGCGCGGCGAAGAAGCACTCGGCGGCGTCGCTCAGCCTGCCCAGCGGGCCGGTGCCGGAGGCGCTGTGGCAGAAGCGGGTGCCCGTGCGCCGGTCGCTGAGCCAGGCGCAGACGCGGCAGAAGGCGGATGAGCTGGGGCAGAGGCTCGTCCTCGAGATGTACAAGTCCGTGCGCGCGTCCAGGGACCTCTCGGGCATGCTCCAAGCATCGGCGGCGCGATAG
- the LOC124666694 gene encoding elongation factor 2-like: MVKFTVEGLRGIMDKQANIRNMSVIAHVDHGKSTLTDSLVAAAGIIAQEVAGDVRMTDTRADEAERGITIKSTGISLFYEMTDESLRSYKGERDGNEYLINLIDSPGHVDFSSEVTAALRITDGALVVVDCIEGVCVQTETVLRQALGERIRPVLTVNKMDRCFLELQVEGEEAYQTFSRVIENANVIMATYEDAKLGDVQVYPEKGTVAFSAGLHGWAFTLTNFAKMYASKFGVDESKMMERLWGENFFDPTTKKWTNKNTGSPTCRRGFVQFCYDPIKQIINTCMTDQKDKLWPMLQKLGVTMKSDEKELMGKPLMKRVMQTWLPASTALLEMMIFHLPSPSQAQKYRVENLYEGPLDDVYATAIRNCDPQGPLMLYVSKMIPASDKGRFFAFGRVFSGRIATGMKVRIMGPNYVPGEKKDLYVKSVQRTVIWMGKKQESVEDVPCGNTVAMVGLDQFITKNATLTNEKEVDACPIRAMKFSVSPVVRVAVQCKVASDLPKLVEGLKRLAKSDPMVLCSMEESGEHIIAGAGELHLEICLKDLQDDFMGGAEITVSPPVVSFRETVLEKSCRTVMSKSPNKHNRLYMEARPLEEGLPEAIDDDRIGPRDDPKVRSKILSEEFGWDKDLAKKIWCFGPETTGPNMVVDMCKGVQYLNEIKDSVVAGFQWASKEGPLADENMRGICFEVCDVVLHTDAIHRGGGQVIPTARRVIYASMLTAKPRLLEPVYLVEIQAPENALGGIYGVLNQKRGHVFEEIQRPGTPLYNIKAYLPVIESFGFSSTLRAATSGQAFPQCVFDHWELMSADPLEAGSQAAQLVMDIRKRKGLKEQMTPLSDFEDKL, translated from the exons ATGGTGAAGTTCACAGTGGAAGGGCTCCGCGGTATTATGGATAAGCAGGCTAATATCCGGAACATGTCTGTTATTGCTCATGTCGACCATG GCAAGTCTACACTTACTGATTCCCTAGTGGCAGCTGCTGGGATTATTGCACAGGAAGTTGCTGGTGATGTTCGCATGACTGATACACGTGCAGATGAAGCAGAGCGTGGCATCACAATCAAATCCACCGGTATCTCTCTTTTCTATGAGATGACCGATGAATCACTCAGGTCTTATAAGGGCGAGAGAGATGGGAATGAGTACCTGATAAACCTTATTGATTCACCTGGGCACGTTGATTTCTCTTCGGAAGTCACAGCTGCTCTTCGGATTACTGATGGTGCTTTGGTGGTGGTTGACTGTATTGAGGGTGTTTGTGTGCAAACTGAAACTGTGCTTCGCCAAGCCCTTGGTGAGAGGATTAGGCCTGTCCTTACTGTGAATAAAATGGACAGATGTTTCCTAGAGCTTCAAGTAGAAGGTGAGGAAGCCTACCAGACTTTCTCCCGAGTCATTGAGAATGCCAATGTCATTATGGCAACATATGAAGATGCAAAACTTGGCGATGTGCAAGTCTACCCAGAGAAGGGAACTGTTGCCTTCTCTGCTGGCTTACATGGCTGGGCATTTACTCTCACGAACTTTGCAAAGATGTATGCCTCCAAGTTTGGAGTTGATGAATCTAAAATGATGGAGAGGCTTTGGGGCGAGAACTTCTTTGACCCAACCACAAAAAAATGGACCAACAAGAACACTGGCTCGCCTACTTGTAGGAGAGGTTTTGTTCAGTTTTGCTATGATCCAATCAAGCAAATCATCAATACTTGCATGACTGACCAGAAGGATAAATTGTGGCCTATGTTACAGAAGCTTGGTGTTACCATGAAGTCTGATGAGAAGGAGCTAATGGGCAAGCCTTTAATGAAGCGTGTAATGCAAACTTGGCTGCCAGCGAGCACTGCTCTGCTTGagatgatgatattccaccttcctTCTCCTTCGCAAGCACAGAAGTATCGTGTGGAGAACTTGTATGAGGGCCCCCTTGATGATGTCTACGCAACTGCGATAAGAAACTGTGACCCACAAGGTCCTCTTATGCTCTATGTTTCGAAGATGATACCAGCATCTGACAAGGGCAGATTCTTTGCGTTTGGCCGTGTCTTCTCTGGGAGAATTGCAACTGGCATGAAGGTCCGGATCATGGGCCCCAACTATGTTCCTGGCGAGAAGAAGGATCTGTATGTGAAGAGTGTCCAGCGTACAGTTATATGGATGGGAAAAAAGCAAGAGTCTGTTGAGGATGTTCCTTGTGGTAACACTGTTGCTATGGTTGGCTTAGATCAGTTCATCACAAAGAATGCTACCCTGACAAACGAGAAGGAGGTTGATGCGTGCCCCATCAGAGCCATGAAATTTTCTGTATCCCCTGTTGTACGTGTTGCTGTTCAGTGCAAGGTTGCCTCGGATCTTCCCAAGCTTGTGGAAGGTTTGAAGCGTCTGGCAAAATCTGATCCTATGGTCCTGTGTTCGATGGAAGAGTCTGGTGAGCATATTATTGCTGGAGCTGGAGAGCTGCACCTTGAAATTTGTTTGAAGGATCTGCAGGACGATTTCATGGGTGGTGCTGAAATTACTGTCTCCCCTCCTGTTGTCTCTTTCCGCGAGACTGTTCTTGAGAAATCTTGCCGTACTGTGATGAGCAAGTCCCCGAACAAGCACAACCGTCTTTATATGGAAGCTCGCCCGTTGGAGGAAGGACTGCCTGAGGCCATTGATGATGACCGCATTGGCCCACGTGATGATCCCAAGGTGCGCTCGAAGATCCTGTCTGAGGAGTTTGGTTGGGACAAGGATCTTGCCAAGAAGATTTGGTGTTTTGGACCTGAAACCACTGGCCCAAATATGGTTGTTGATATGTGCAAGGGAGTGCAGTATCTGAATGAAATAAAGGACTCTGTTGTGGCTGGCTTCCAGTGGGCGTCGAAGGAAGGCCCATTGGCGGATGAAAATATGCGTGGGATTTGCTTTGAGGTCTGTGATGTTGTTCTCCACACAGATGCTATCCACAGGGGAGGTGGTCAGGTCATCCCAACGGCTAGGAGGGTCATTTATGCTTCTATGCTTACAGCTAAGCCAAGGTTACTAGAGCCTGTATACCTAGTGGAAATCCAGGCACCTGAGAATGCACTTGGTGGTATCTATGGTGTGCTTAACCAGAAGAGAGGGCACGTGTTTGAGGAGATTCAGAGGCCTGGTACCCCACTGTACAACATCAAGGCTTACCTCCCTGTTATCGAGTCCTTCGGTTTCTCCAGCACACTTAGGGCTGCAACTTCTGGTCAGGCCTTTCCGCAGTGTGTGTTTGATCACTGGGAATTGATGTCTGCTGATCCTTTGGAGGCAGGTTCACAGGCGGCTCAGCTGGTCATGGATATCCGCAAGAGGAAGGGACTGAAGGAACAGATGACCCCTCTCTCCGATTTCGAGGACAAGCTCTAA